The following are encoded in a window of Gossypium raimondii isolate GPD5lz chromosome 13, ASM2569854v1, whole genome shotgun sequence genomic DNA:
- the LOC105767536 gene encoding protein SODIUM POTASSIUM ROOT DEFECTIVE 1, translated as MSRSFQSTSKRPKDFSTRMNFSVGYPSRKIGRGFVVSRAQTITVASVGSTRPSRPECAQCGRRHLSECRANENACFRCGVVDHFIQDCPEIVKREAILSARLGNAPTRGRSQRNPRVGAELKENQIYRVDLVKEIEQKVKVIRDCLKAALDRQKSYTGLKRKEIEFQVGDRFIFERYQYPNSKGKRERERERKGMNILYASQVTTSICLSMDEAVSSSCSSAVQLGGRAIDRHNPIIRDAKRFNTNPSPYNQLRKNGNGSSGKSKSKDHKKKSWTKKSSLKLPTDTEDSNGSKGIDFVTPPGSSRYLLGNSGFLDEISDYDPAWVLVPFQENQIKVVKRDQSVVSKPSFSDKPSKDQVVVLRVSLHCKGCEGKVRKHISRMEGVRSYSIDFAAKKVTIVGNVTPLGVLASVSKVKSAQFWTPATPALASTSLSANK; from the exons ATGAGtagatcatttcagtctacatccaAGAGGCCTAAAGACTTTTCTACTAGAATGAATTTTTCGGTCGGGTATCCTAGCCGAAAAATAGGTAGAGGATTTGTGGTTTCAAGAGCTCAGACTATTACAGTTGCAAGTGTGGGTAGTACTCGACCATCTAGACCAGAGTGTGCTCAATGTGGTAGACGTCATCTCAGTGAGTGccgagcaaatgaaaatgcttgttttagatgtggtgTAGTAGATCATTTTATTCAGGATTGTCCTGAAATAGTTAAAAGAGAAGCAATATTGAGTGCAAGATTGGGAAATGCTCCTACTAGAGGCAGATCACAAAGGAACCCGAGAGTTGGAGCAG agcttaaggaaaatcagaTTTACAGGGTTGATCTAGTCAAAGAAATAGAACAGAAAGTAAAAGTCATTAGAGATTGCCTGAAAGCAGCTTTAGATAGACAGAAGTCCTATACaggtttgaaaagaaaagagattgagttcCAAGTTGGTGATAGG TTTATCTTCGAGAGGTATCAATACCCAAACTCAAAGgggaaaagagagagagagagagagaggaaagGAATGAATATCTTATACGCATCCCAGGTTACAACATCCATATGTTTAAGCATGGATGAAGCAGTCTCATCCTCTTGTTCCTCAGCAGTTCAGCTCGGCGGTCGAGCCATCGATCGCCATAATCCCATCATTAGGGACGCTAAAAGGTTCAACACAAATCCTTCACCTTACAATCAACTACGGAAGAATGGAAATGGGTCTTCAGGCAAGTCAAAAAGTAAGGATCATAAAAAGAAGAGCTGGACTAAGAAAAGTTCATTGAAACTGCCAACTGATACTGAAGATAGTAATGGCAGCAAGGGGATTGATTTCGTCACCCCACCTGGTTCCTCAAGGTATCTCTTGGGCAACTCTGGTTTTCTCGATGAGATATCAGATTATGATCCAGCTTGGGTATTGGTTCCCTTCCAAGAAAATCAGATTAAAGTTGTAAAACGAGATCAATCCGTTGTTTCGAAACCCTCTTTCTCAGACAAACCTTCTAAAGACCAG GTTGTGGTTTTAAGGGTATCATTACATTGCAAAGGCTGTGAAGGAAAAGTGAGGAAACATATATCAAGAATGGAAG GTGTGAGATCCTACAGCATCGACTTTGCGGCGAAGAAGGTGACAATTGTTGGAAATGTAACACCATTAGGCGTCCTTGCTAGTGTGTCAAAGGTGAAGAGTGCACAATTTTGGACACCTGCAACACCTGCTCTTGCCTCTACCAGTTTATCAGCGAACAAATGA